The Corythoichthys intestinalis isolate RoL2023-P3 chromosome 1, ASM3026506v1, whole genome shotgun sequence genomic interval ccacctcacagttctgagatcaagggttcaatctcaaatatactaaattgtccctaggtaggAGTGTGTGTGCACGAATGCCCTAGGTAGGAGTGTGTGTGCACGAATGTGATTGGCTGGAAACCAATTCAgcgtgtaccccgcctactgcccatagttcgcTGGAATTGGCTCCGTGACCCTCCGAGGGTAAAcggatggaaaatgaatgaatgaaggaactattcaaactaggaactattttctccaccagagggcactaatGCCCATTGGAcgaatgatggttcatttatttaatttctttctctggttggaattcaatgatttttttttttttttaaatttctttagcttactgtggttatgtaatgggtggaTGTACATTATTATAATAACAACAGTTTGTATAGATAACTTTGagctcaggaaaaaaaataccattgttttaaaaaaaaaaaaaaaatcaaaaaaaaaatataagcagttactcacaatgtaacACAtgttgaccccgaaacgcagtgtcagcaacaaAATTAAGTTAAaagaatattcataataataagttgacaatgagcgtttttttgtttgccatcattcttgaggagaattctaaatcaggctgcttaggcaatacttttcgccaagatcgtcatccattgaatatggtacggccgccggtgtcatgccaatgtagttaccccagtcaaaaattgtatcccctgggaggagccatatggaggtagatttttgtctttattatacaattaaaaaaaagttgctccatttaaaaaaaaaagttgcttcaatcaaaatatatattttcaatatttttttttttaaaagtcgcttcaatcaaaaaaaaaaaaaatgtttgaatgcaaaaataaatttgaaactaaaaaaaaataaatttgaaactaaaaaaaaaatgcatttgaaagctgttTTTCTTGGAGGGTTGGAGTcaagttttatttgattgaagcaacttttttaattgaagtaattATGAAATGTGTTTGGgctacattttggctaggacgtttttgtctttattattcaatcaaaaattaggttgtttaaaaaaattttttttttttttcaaaaatctaaatcactccaatcaaaaaaaataatttcaatcatagaaaacgtttttgaatgcgaaaaaatattttagattgaaaaatttgcatttcaatactttttcattgaaaaggttttctttgattgtagcaatccttttgtgtttgggccacattatgTGTAGGACATTTCTGTCTCAACCATTCAAACCCCAAATAtatccccaaaaatattttcaatcaaagaaaaaaatctttataaaataaaattaccttcccctaaattttttttttttgggggggggggggttgtatgcaaagcaaatgaccgtctaaggtgctagtcacataatctgttcgaaaaattttttttaacccattataaagattttttttaaaaattcatttaattcatttttattgcagttttattgcattacaacttatatatacagtgatacctcggctcacgaacgcttaagctcacaaacttttcgcctcaagaacattaaattcgcgagcatatagtctctgctgacgaactagttttcggcggacgaaccaattcacgcggtcgaaaagcgccacgagaagctgacgcacgctcacggcgtcccagttcgtcccctcactttcgttgagtgcggacgtggtttgtgtttgatagagattttggaccatattgagtgtacttttgctattatgggaccgaaaaagagttacctacagtccttatggaaggtgactcgtgttaccaattcgccctcgactggtaattggcggtgctttcagcttcccaccgtagtgagaagtggaccggcgagtcacgttggctcgttgtcgtcggttgtctttggttcgcccgatttcctctccagaaaggtggcggcgtgcatacaaacacccagaggcgtcggaaggcttttattaacaaccaaaagcatgtggggggcacagcagcggagtctacgctaactgcgcactttgccagtaacactctccttccaaacagtaactccctccctccctcctcctcccactccattccatcaagccatcacctaccatcacaaaggtaaataaaacgactttattacaaagtacagtttatttctttaattataatacaatagcacatttattatacataaaataaggtatatttttgtgtaggcttatttagtagaaaattatgtttaatggggacctgggaacggattattctggttttaatggtttattatgggaaataaatgttcggaagacgaactttttgccttacacacactttctgggaaccgattatgttcgtgagctgaggtatcactgtataggaaagtcaatttcatgcaatgacacttttcggtcaCCAGGTGAGGCCCGCCAccgccccccttaaaatctgcttatgaactcattgagtattcttttcaccaaatacttttttacttgtacttttttttttggatgactagttttatttttacttgagtaatattattttgtagTAACGCTACTCCTACTTGAGTaaagtttttggctactctacccacctctggcgaGGGAGGGTGACTTTTCTCAATGCACAACCACTTTGTTTCTTGTTCTTTTGAATCATTTAAGATTCGtaacggttttttttttttgcccgagTGATAGACATAATTCAAACTGTCAAAGTTGGCGCAGCCTCGTTTTACGGCGCGACCCGGACGAAGACTGGAAACTGgtcttgtgattggctgatgatgacCACGGAAGCAAAACAGTCTTTTAAAATGGAAATATCTCTGCTCAACCGTTGATCGGTTTTAGAAGCATTTACAAAAAACGTGTTTCTTGCATGTCCATTTAAATAATATGGCCATTTCATGAACAATTGAAGTGGAAATCTTCCATTGTACAATTTTAAAACAAGTGAGCGAGGACGACTAAAACGCATCCTGTGCCTTGGCTAGCGAGCTAAGCTAAACAAAACTTAAGTAATGCCCGCCTGGGGAGCTTCTACAGCAAGCCAAACGACTTTCACGAAGCTTTAAATTGGGACTTTTTAGTGCACTGAATTCTTATTTGGATACTTACCCGATGAGAATGCTTTGGAGGAGCTCGTTTGGTTAAGAGAACACGAAAGAACTGCAAGTAGTGTGGCGAGGGTACACGGACGTTGCTTCaagtgaaccggaagtagaaacCTTCAGGCGCTGACACGTCAGTGTAAAATGTTGAAGCGTTCTGAATTAAAACTACTTCACATCACCtgaatacataaatatttcaaaaaacaCCTTAAATATATCCGAGTTGTAGTAAACCATTAATAACTCGATTTTGAAGGCTCAGAACTTTGTCCATAAATGTATACGCAggagtgaaagtggctagaatgtaTTGCCGGATTATTATTTGGGAGGGGGTTCAAAACTTCAAACctccaaaaacaacagaaatgcaaaaaaaaaaaaaaaaaaaaaaactgcttttagCGGTTATACCTATTAAACACAAaaggttttacacatgcattaggctactgcattgcATTTACTGTAACAAGGAACACACGAGAAATTGATTTTCgtccaaaattgtattttttccgaATAATCTGCAAAATAACAGTAGACAAAAATCATAGTGACCCAAACCTCTAGTCCTAATTTTTATCTTCCCACATTTGCTcgcatctaaatgcaaaacctcaattttgattaccgtaattttcggactataagccgctacttttttccttcattttgatacctgtggcttatagtccagtgcggcttatttgttgatttttttaggtaacactttatttgacagcagtgtcataagactgtcataagatcatcaaaattatgatatgacactatcatggacattactgaatgcttatgtcattaagtgtaatttggcaaattatgtcacaaactcaatttttgtccatcttggatcttttgcatccattcaaaagtgggatcatttgccggataacacttaatgacatctgttataagcattcatgaatgctcagaaCAGAGaattgtcataattatgattgtgtaatgacagtcttatggcaccactgtcaaataaagtgttagcaaataccataactagctatTGGTGAAacgattggaacagtaactgaagaaatatttagcacagaacatgatttttgattgttatttacatctgtagcactgcaatgcatgttaagaggcatgttggatgacaacagtcaacagcaggtggcagcagaggttgactgtctcccccaagggagcagtgattgccaaatgaagcttcttgaagtaatAAATCTTTgcaccaattggttcaaagtttaatgatggttcttttggtcttatgacagtcggtcaTATGATAAATAGGACAAAGAACTCCTTCCTACCCAGTGCAATTCGGTTGCTAAATTTGCACATTTCTTGCACTTAGATGCAAAACTGTCTATGGCATTTTAAATTTGTAGTCtgtgttattttattgtatgtgtatgagTGGTTGTGTTATCTGTTATCTGCATGCTTCCCTGCTGCAAGACAAGTTTCCTCTTcttaggggacaataaacttaaactgaactgaactgaactgatgcTGCTATCaaacaaggttgtaccggttaatatcttttggtgtaaatatcccttgatacagtgaggacagctgcggcttatagtccagtgcggcttatctatgaacaaatgccgttttcgtgccaaatttggtgggctgcggcttatagtcaggtgcgccttatagtgcgaaaattagggtacttaATAACATAGGACGTACATTAAAACTAAAGATAttgtaaacatttatttatatgatttttttttttttttttttaagaaaaaagtacCATtcgtgaacaaaaataagtacaaatgacttacataatgcagtgaaatggaatatattttgaagataacgCAAACATTGGCTTCTCTATTATAGGGAAATAACTAAGTAGCATAATAtaggtaaatgaacaaaaataagtccaaagtgcacattaactatattgagaaatgtatcacatttcagAAAAGCATTTCTCAACCTCAGTGCTGTAAAGAATTTTGCTTAAAATCATATTGTgttctacagtgtatcacaacagtgagtacaccactcgcatatctgcagatatttaagtataatttttcatgggacaacattgacgaaatgacactttgagacAAAGAAaactagtctgtgtgcagcttatataatagagttgatttttccctcaaaataactcaaaatatagccattattatcagaacccctggcaacaaaagtgagtacaccccattgaaaaaacgtacatccctcaaTGTCCAAATTGTGTACTGCTTTTCATTTTCCCTCCCAAATGTcgagtgacttgttacaggagtgctgtcagcattggtgcagagattgaaaaggtgaggtgtcagcctgttagtgctcagaccatacgccgcactctacatcaaattgtcagtcgacatatcatgaaattattcattacccAGTGTGGCTTGTTGCGTGCGACACCAAATGgctcttctgagtgaatctttgatgacaaagtgagcaggcaaaCGCTTTCTCTCCAGTGTGCATTCTTGCGTGTCTGCTTAAAGTTCTCTTCTCTGCAAATCTTTCatgacaaactgagcaggcaaaaggcttctctccagtgtgagtTCTTGTGTGTCCCTTTAAAGTTCCCTTAgctgtgaatcttttaccacaaactgagcaggggaaaggcttctctccagtgtgcgtTCTTTGGTGTCTGTTTAAAGTTCCCTTCTctttgaatcttttaccacaaactgagcaggggaAAGGCTTCCCTCCAGTGCGAGTTGCAGTGTGAGTTCTTGTGTGTTGGGTTAAATTTCTCTTTTCGGTGAATCTTTTGCAACaaaatgtgcagacaaaaggcttctctccagtgtggtaTTTTGCGTGTCTGTTTAAAGTTCCCTTAtctgtgaatcttttaccacaaactgagcaggggaaaggcttctctccagtgtgtctttGCACGTGTCTCTTTAAATTTGTCTTCAAGCTGAATCCTCTACCACaatatgtgcagacaaaaggcttttctacgGTGTGTGTAAGCATATGCTGTTCTAAATTAGTCTTCTGAGAACAACTTTTGTCACAAAGTAAACAGGGAAATGCTTTCCTTGCTGCGCCTTTTTGACTGTCTTTCTTCAATGATGACTTGTTGGTCGATTTCAAAGCATTTTGGTCAAAGGCATCCTCCTCCTCatctgtgttaaagtcagaagAATGTGATGTTAAGTCGTCGCTGCCCGAAAGCGGTGCTAATAGGCCATCCGGTTGCGATCGTCCCTCTCCTTTTGTTGTCAGGTGTTGAAATGAGCTGCCGCTCGAATGTTTCACTGCTCCGGTCTCTTCGCTTGCACCTTCGTCTTCTTCACTCTTTACACTGACAGTCTTTGAAAATTTGGAGATTTTATCTTCCTGTTCTTCTTTAATGTAGGGTGTCTCTGGctccgcctcctgtttgatGTACGGCATCACCGACTCCTCCTCCTGTTTAACGTGGGTGTGATCGCACATTCTAGAGTATATATCTTCTTCATTCACGTCTGTGGTACACTGGATGAATAAAATACATAATCATATGATTTTATAAAGTCAAGATCTTGccattgacattttttcactttagtctacatattattttttttcgccAGCGAtgctaaaggccgagttatacttccgcgtcagacctacgccgtcaaggaagaaccgagttacgaccctacgccgtagcctgacgcgcgcctctcgaTTTTTCTAATCTTAGCGTCACgtagacgtgtatgacgtggcaaaaacggactgtgattggtccgctcagactgttgtttctggtttagcgcgaaatcaccgccattgtagaatagaatcaaacattattttctacatgcaaaaatggaccaagccgacgggagtatcatcgaagagcaagtctcgtcaagacattattgtgattg includes:
- the LOC130917840 gene encoding gastrula zinc finger protein XlCGF8.2DB-like, producing MCDHTHVKQEEESVMPYIKQEAEPETPYIKEEQEDKISKFSKTVSVKSEEDEGASEETGAVKHSSGSSFQHLTTKGEGRSQPDGLLAPLSGSDDLTSHSSDFNTDEEEDAFDQNALKSTNKSSLKKDSQKGAARKAFPCLLCDKSCSQKTNLEQHMLTHTVEKPFVCTYCGRGFSLKTNLKRHVQRHTGEKPFPCSVCGKRFTDKGTLNRHAKYHTGEKPFVCTFCCKRFTEKRNLTQHTRTHTATRTGGKPFPCSVCGKRFKEKGTLNRHQRTHTGEKPFPCSVCGKRFTAKGTLKGHTRTHTGEKPFACSVCHERFAEKRTLSRHARMHTGEKAFACSLCHQRFTQKSHLVSHATSHTG